A genomic segment from Amygdalobacter nucleatus encodes:
- the cas9 gene encoding type II CRISPR RNA-guided endonuclease Cas9 (Cas9, originally named Csn1, is the large, multifunctional signature protein of type II CRISPR/Cas systems. It is well known even to general audiences because its RNA-guided endonuclease activity has made it a popular tool for custom editing of eukaryotic genomes.): MAKKDYTIGLDIGTNSVGWAIIDDNLKLLKRNMTIKGNTDKKSVKRDLWGSLLYSGNSDKTTSAADARSKRGLRRRLRRRKYRLDRLKQIFSEIINDKAPNFFDKLNESFLNPKDKKYGKYQIFDTEKEEKDYYRRYPTIYHLRKDLIESSKKQDIRLVYLALAHILKSRGNFLFEGNIDDLKNDFAGIYEEVVELCMTINAEDVDLEFEEVDKQSLNSIIKNEDISEIEQGLENFADEHVIFKEQNKKKNDLFSNCCKIICGHTVKANKFASELDSELFISFKSDDYVDVIDVIQSGNENIANLLLACRKAYDYIMFNRLVDLNIDSPAKLSSNMVSLYNQHEKDLKAYKKLIKEFNKFKRSNGCKDLEMIILTADDIDSFRKKVDKKEGKLNGINKKITHEQALKKQLKDMKKILEDKNTEAEDKQINDILKMITSIEERVNKSCFLKNLRSTDNASIPNQIQRQEMEAILDKQAKFYPFLNEHKDELLQLLSFRIPYYVGPLVNKKYSRFAWLVRKEGQVQKITPTNFDGVVDKHKTAEKFMERLIGKDVYLPNERVLPKASLLYQEYCIFNELTKVAYIDSTGKKNNFSSEEKLNIFEKLFKTKREVTKTDLCKCLNNVCKLKEKVKETEIIGIKAKFNAKYSTYHDLKKINGMEQLIADEEGKPLCEDIISILTIFEDKDIRLVRLKELLCQNKDLINKFSLSAEKLAKVLSTKHYKGFGNVSAKLINGIRDKNCKTILDYLIEDDKEAYYGRNNPNRNLMQLVNDSRLAFKGQIDREQNTHLEDLSLDEFLDDLYVSPSIRRGIRLTIRLVDELVEIMGYLPKNIVIEMPREDGEKGKIADTRYSKLEKMLKKDAALEDLYRVLKTYEKNKKALANDALYLYFLQNGRDMYTGKEINLSELHSYDIDHIIPKSFKYDDSLDNKVLTAKKMNMDKRTGALDHNIIENQCGFWRVLLQQDKISLEKYTNLMKTEFTEADKAGFIMRQLVETRQITKFVARYLDNKFNGLISDPNDKVNILLPRASLCHQFRETFGFYKVRELNDMHHAHDAYLNAVIANTLNKNAYLSDLLKYGAYSKYKKNGFNNSNGIMDYFGNTQFNCLFVVERTLDKCRVNIVKHPETASGEFYNETIQKNKVNGGSSTRSLKSSVKVLQNTEQYGGFTNVNNAYFILFDYKAKSKLKRKLIGVPIVDRQKFEQDPVTYLEAKGFDEPKLVQKLLKYTLLEYEDGKRRYLTGVTGKRCELVRANQLLLPRNMMALLHHLQEWQKHDFGIKEMTKVIKNTNNIEAKFDKLFEHMMKFIDKYSEPPKIVSSKISEEYHKLRESLCQDDNKIKIYAEIGKALLSLLHLVDSKSACVFKFSGLEINRIRYQSINEKKEPVIIFQSLSGLRESRYKYNQ, encoded by the coding sequence ATGGCAAAAAAAGATTACACGATTGGTTTAGATATCGGCACGAATTCAGTTGGCTGGGCGATAATTGATGATAATTTAAAATTATTAAAGCGTAATATGACAATTAAGGGAAATACAGATAAGAAATCTGTTAAACGTGATCTTTGGGGTAGCTTATTGTATAGTGGTAACTCAGATAAGACTACATCAGCAGCCGATGCTAGAAGTAAACGTGGACTTAGACGAAGACTTAGACGGAGAAAATATAGACTAGATAGGTTAAAGCAAATTTTTTCTGAAATAATTAATGATAAAGCACCAAATTTCTTTGATAAGCTGAATGAGAGCTTTTTAAACCCTAAGGACAAGAAGTACGGTAAATATCAGATATTCGATACTGAGAAGGAAGAAAAAGATTATTATCGTAGATATCCGACTATTTATCATTTGCGTAAAGATTTGATTGAATCATCAAAGAAACAGGATATTCGTTTAGTTTATTTAGCATTAGCACACATATTAAAGAGTAGAGGAAACTTTTTATTTGAAGGCAATATTGATGACCTAAAAAATGATTTTGCAGGTATTTATGAAGAGGTCGTTGAATTATGTATGACTATTAACGCTGAAGATGTTGATTTGGAATTTGAAGAAGTAGACAAACAAAGTCTTAATAGCATTATAAAAAATGAAGATATTTCTGAAATTGAGCAAGGACTAGAGAACTTTGCCGATGAACATGTCATATTTAAAGAGCAAAATAAAAAGAAAAATGATTTGTTCAGCAATTGTTGTAAGATAATTTGCGGACATACTGTTAAAGCTAATAAATTTGCTTCGGAGTTAGATTCTGAATTATTTATTTCCTTTAAGAGTGATGATTACGTGGATGTTATTGATGTTATTCAGTCTGGCAATGAAAATATTGCTAATTTGCTACTTGCGTGTCGTAAAGCATATGACTATATCATGTTTAATAGATTAGTTGATCTTAATATAGATAGTCCAGCAAAATTATCCAGTAATATGGTTAGTTTGTACAATCAACACGAAAAAGATCTTAAAGCATATAAAAAATTGATTAAAGAGTTCAATAAGTTTAAGCGCTCTAATGGTTGTAAAGATTTAGAAATGATAATACTTACAGCGGATGATATTGATTCTTTTAGAAAGAAAGTAGATAAAAAAGAAGGCAAGTTGAATGGGATAAATAAAAAAATAACGCATGAGCAAGCTTTGAAGAAGCAACTAAAGGACATGAAAAAGATTCTAGAGGATAAAAATACAGAGGCTGAAGATAAGCAAATAAACGATATTTTGAAAATGATAACATCCATAGAAGAAAGAGTGAATAAATCTTGCTTCCTTAAGAATTTAAGGTCAACTGATAATGCAAGTATTCCTAATCAAATTCAGAGACAAGAAATGGAAGCAATTTTGGACAAACAGGCTAAATTTTATCCTTTTCTTAATGAGCATAAAGATGAATTGCTGCAATTGTTAAGTTTCCGTATACCTTATTATGTAGGACCGCTTGTTAATAAAAAGTACAGTAGATTTGCATGGCTTGTACGAAAAGAAGGTCAAGTACAAAAAATTACGCCAACCAATTTTGACGGAGTAGTTGATAAACATAAAACAGCTGAAAAATTTATGGAACGGTTGATTGGTAAGGACGTTTACTTACCCAATGAGCGTGTACTACCCAAAGCTAGTTTATTGTATCAAGAATATTGTATTTTTAACGAACTGACCAAAGTTGCATATATAGATTCAACAGGTAAAAAAAACAATTTTTCATCAGAAGAGAAGTTAAACATATTTGAAAAGCTGTTTAAAACCAAAAGAGAAGTAACGAAAACAGATTTATGTAAATGCCTAAATAATGTATGTAAATTAAAAGAGAAAGTGAAAGAAACTGAAATTATAGGTATAAAAGCTAAATTTAATGCAAAATATTCAACATATCATGATCTTAAAAAGATTAATGGCATGGAGCAATTAATTGCTGACGAAGAAGGAAAACCGTTGTGTGAAGATATAATAAGCATTTTGACAATTTTTGAAGATAAGGATATTCGCTTGGTACGATTAAAAGAACTATTGTGTCAAAACAAAGATTTGATAAATAAGTTCTCACTTTCTGCTGAGAAATTGGCTAAGGTGTTAAGTACTAAGCATTATAAAGGCTTTGGTAATGTTTCAGCTAAATTGATTAACGGTATTCGTGATAAAAATTGTAAGACTATTTTGGATTATTTGATTGAAGATGATAAGGAAGCTTATTACGGTCGAAATAATCCCAATCGTAATCTAATGCAACTTGTTAATGATTCACGTTTGGCATTTAAAGGGCAAATTGATCGTGAACAGAATACACATTTGGAAGACCTATCACTAGATGAATTCTTAGATGATTTATATGTTAGTCCGAGCATAAGACGTGGCATCCGTTTGACAATTAGATTAGTTGATGAATTAGTCGAGATAATGGGATATCTACCTAAAAATATTGTCATTGAAATGCCAAGGGAAGATGGTGAAAAGGGAAAAATTGCAGATACAAGATATTCGAAATTGGAGAAAATGTTAAAAAAAGATGCTGCTCTAGAAGATTTATATAGAGTGTTGAAGACATACGAAAAAAATAAAAAAGCATTGGCAAATGATGCTCTTTACCTTTATTTTTTACAGAACGGCAGGGATATGTATACTGGCAAGGAAATAAACTTGTCAGAGCTCCATTCGTATGATATTGATCATATTATTCCTAAGAGTTTCAAATATGATGATTCACTAGACAATAAAGTATTGACGGCTAAAAAAATGAATATGGATAAGCGAACTGGTGCGCTAGATCATAATATCATTGAAAATCAGTGCGGATTTTGGCGTGTATTATTGCAACAAGATAAAATAAGTTTGGAGAAATATACCAATTTGATGAAAACTGAATTTACAGAAGCTGACAAAGCAGGCTTTATTATGCGTCAATTAGTTGAAACAAGACAAATTACAAAATTTGTAGCTCGATATTTGGATAATAAGTTTAATGGGTTAATTTCTGATCCAAATGATAAAGTAAATATACTTTTACCACGTGCCAGTTTATGTCATCAATTCCGCGAAACATTCGGCTTTTATAAGGTTCGTGAGCTTAATGATATGCACCATGCTCATGATGCGTACTTAAATGCAGTTATTGCAAATACGTTAAATAAAAATGCCTATCTGAGTGATTTGCTAAAATATGGAGCTTATAGTAAGTATAAGAAAAACGGTTTTAACAACAGTAATGGTATTATGGATTACTTTGGAAATACGCAGTTTAATTGTTTGTTTGTAGTTGAACGGACACTAGATAAGTGCCGCGTAAATATAGTTAAACATCCAGAAACTGCAAGTGGTGAATTTTATAATGAAACAATTCAAAAGAATAAGGTAAATGGCGGAAGTAGTACTAGATCGCTTAAATCATCGGTAAAAGTCTTGCAAAATACTGAACAGTACGGAGGATTTACTAATGTAAATAATGCGTATTTCATATTATTTGATTATAAAGCTAAGAGTAAATTAAAACGCAAGTTAATTGGAGTACCAATTGTTGATAGACAGAAATTTGAACAAGATCCAGTTACATATCTTGAAGCTAAGGGCTTCGATGAACCTAAGTTGGTACAAAAGTTACTTAAATATACTTTACTTGAATATGAAGATGGAAAGCGTAGATATCTTACAGGCGTGACAGGAAAAAGGTGTGAACTTGTAAGAGCAAATCAGTTGCTTTTACCTAGGAATATGATGGCTTTACTTCATCATTTACAGGAATGGCAGAAACACGATTTTGGTATAAAAGAAATGACTAAAGTTATCAAAAATACGAATAATATAGAAGCAAAGTTTGATAAATTATTTGAGCATATGATGAAATTTATAGATAAATATTCTGAGCCGCCAAAAATTGTTAGCTCTAAAATTAGCGAAGAATATCATAAATTACGGGAGAGTTTATGCCAAGATGATAATAAAATAAAAATTTATGCTGAGATTGGCAAAGCTTTATTGAGCTTATTACATTTAGTGGATTCTAAATCTGCTTGCGTATTTAAGTTTAGTGGGCTAGAAATAAATCGCATAAGATACCAAAGTATAAATGAGAAAAAGGAGCCTGTTATTATTTTCCAGTCATTAAGCGGATTGCGTGAAAGTAGGTACAAATATAATCAATAA
- a CDS encoding helix-turn-helix transcriptional regulator, whose translation MSRSYFSQLFKQYTNVNPMEYITNLRMEKARELLLGTDWLIKDIAKEVGYANALYFSRVFKQTFNVSPQVFRQRNIV comes from the coding sequence TTGAGTAGATCTTATTTCAGTCAGTTATTTAAACAATACACAAATGTAAATCCTATGGAATATATAACTAATTTGCGTATGGAAAAAGCTAGGGAGTTGTTATTGGGAACTGACTGGCTAATTAAAGATATTGCGAAGGAAGTTGGTTATGCAAATGCGCTTTATTTTTCGCGCGTTTTTAAGCAAACATTTAATGTAAGTCCTCAAGTATTTAGGCAGAGAAACATAGTTTGA
- a CDS encoding GntR family transcriptional regulator: MSDSIYVQIRSKIISGAWPIGMRLNEKKIADDLFVSRTPVHRALQAIYDEGLLDYSKNWGYFIKVVTKEDIQEIFKIRIALESLAACEAAAKMTEADFAELDKINSDALAAIQNNPNDYHQLYKLSSKFNARINQFCAMPRLRLLQDGIQEYLQHFRTMSFEQNSERRELAVREHQAIVSAMRSRDNTLIYSRVKEHLQHASEYIMSFVPDRGHQI, from the coding sequence TTGTCAGATAGTATATATGTCCAAATCAGAAGCAAGATTATTAGCGGTGCTTGGCCGATTGGTATGCGGCTGAATGAAAAGAAGATTGCTGATGACTTGTTTGTGTCGCGCACGCCAGTTCACCGTGCCTTGCAAGCTATTTATGATGAAGGCTTGCTTGACTATAGCAAAAATTGGGGCTATTTCATCAAGGTTGTGACGAAAGAAGATATTCAAGAAATTTTCAAAATCAGAATTGCTTTGGAATCATTAGCTGCTTGTGAGGCGGCAGCCAAAATGACAGAAGCTGATTTTGCTGAATTGGATAAGATTAATTCTGATGCTTTGGCCGCTATTCAAAATAATCCGAATGATTATCATCAGCTTTACAAATTATCAAGCAAATTTAATGCCAGAATTAATCAATTCTGCGCTATGCCGAGGCTTAGATTGCTACAGGATGGGATTCAGGAATACTTGCAACATTTTAGAACAATGTCTTTTGAACAAAATTCTGAGCGCCGTGAATTAGCTGTGCGTGAGCATCAGGCGATTGTAAGTGCGATGCGTAGCCGTGATAATACTTTGATTTATAGCCGTGTAAAGGAACATTTACAACATGCTTCTGAATATATTATGAGTTTTGTGCCAGATAGGGGGCATCAAATTTGA
- a CDS encoding response regulator, whose translation MVVDDESDILHLIFRALRNEGYDTIGAETAEEALVQFNNNPVDIVLLDLMLPDKSGYDVLEQLKTINPTLPVIILTALDTRLNKISGLN comes from the coding sequence TTGGTTGTAGATGATGAAAGTGATATTTTGCATCTTATTTTTCGTGCCTTACGAAATGAGGGATATGATACGATCGGGGCAGAAACTGCTGAAGAAGCGTTAGTGCAATTTAATAACAATCCAGTAGATATCGTGCTGCTTGATCTTATGCTACCTGACAAGAGCGGATATGATGTATTAGAGCAATTGAAAACAATCAATCCAACTTTGCCTGTCATAATCTTGACGGCTTTAGATACACGTCTTAATAAAATAAGCGGATTGAATTAG
- a CDS encoding MBL fold metallo-hydrolase, with product MLKYKFLGVNNSLQEVKSGNTSLLIGSDGTHLLIDTSVNIAEAVDFDVDAVLFTHEHIDHLYALPSLLHQMWLMKRKRQLNIYCHIGMNEIVNNLIDIFGIRGKKDIFPIAINNDDELKIGDIFVEAVKSNHTEYSRSYVFRYAGKKLVYTSDTRPFAYAPQSFMDADVLIHEAGGTDLEREKLIDGGHSTAGDAATLAKKTNAKKLLLCHLPVGDNVKLHIKKTAIKIFKDTNLADVNSWVCL from the coding sequence ATGCTGAAGTATAAATTTCTAGGTGTTAATAATTCGCTTCAAGAAGTAAAAAGCGGCAATACCTCATTGCTAATCGGTTCTGATGGAACACATTTGCTTATAGATACATCTGTAAATATAGCTGAAGCTGTAGATTTTGATGTGGATGCTGTATTGTTTACGCACGAACATATTGATCATCTTTATGCTCTTCCTTCTTTATTACATCAAATGTGGTTAATGAAGAGAAAGCGACAGTTGAATATTTATTGCCATATAGGCATGAATGAAATTGTAAATAATTTGATTGATATTTTTGGTATTAGAGGTAAAAAAGACATATTTCCAATTGCCATTAATAATGATGATGAATTAAAAATAGGAGACATATTTGTTGAAGCAGTAAAGAGCAATCATACTGAATACTCGCGTTCCTATGTCTTTAGATATGCTGGTAAGAAACTAGTATATACTTCTGATACAAGACCATTTGCATATGCTCCTCAGAGTTTTATGGATGCGGATGTATTGATTCATGAAGCAGGTGGGACAGATCTCGAGCGTGAAAAACTTATTGATGGCGGACATTCGACAGCTGGGGATGCCGCCACCTTGGCTAAAAAAACAAATGCCAAAAAATTATTATTGTGTCATTTACCAGTAGGAGATAATGTGAAGCTCCATATTAAAAAAACAGCAATTAAAATTTTTAAGGATACAAATTTAGCAGATGTAAATTCATGGGTATGTTTGTGA
- a CDS encoding tripartite tricarboxylate transporter permease, with protein MNEFVEGLNLVLHLSTFLWCAFGSVLGIILGALPGLTATMGIALVIPISYQLDTATGIGLLLAVYCGAVCGASIPAVLLGIPGNPNAIATVEDGLLMTKKGLAGQALGGVIIASVIGGLGSEIFLIFFSPLVAKMTLAFGPAEKCTLSLVGIIIIAAVSGKSLLKGLLMGAVGFVLAFLGPDPMSGALRIPFTTLLSKTPLASGLDMTSVLIGLYGVSQVFFEIKNIVKNEKKEVCTDIGKVIPPFKKITSMWKIILSSLGIGTLIGAVPGTGASIAVFMSRNAAQGICAKSKGKLDMPGTGCLEGVFAPEVANNAVTGGALIPALSLGIPGDSATAVLIGALLINGVTPGFSLFSQNMPLVYSIFVTLLISNIFMGVFQFAGIRIYPKVLLISQSVLMPIVLILSFVGPYALAGSSVSKGVYFLGTSLVMGIFGYYLKINDYPIAPIVLGLILGKMFEEQFRKGIKLGGGTFERFYTSPICMLFIALVIFVIVSTAIKNRKAKKC; from the coding sequence ATGAATGAATTTGTAGAGGGACTAAACTTAGTTTTACATTTGTCGACATTTTTATGGTGTGCATTTGGATCTGTTTTAGGGATTATTCTTGGCGCACTTCCCGGGTTGACGGCAACAATGGGTATCGCATTGGTCATTCCAATTTCTTACCAGCTGGATACAGCCACAGGAATTGGATTGTTATTGGCAGTTTATTGTGGCGCTGTATGCGGCGCTTCAATACCAGCTGTATTGTTAGGAATTCCTGGCAATCCTAATGCCATCGCTACTGTTGAGGATGGTTTACTAATGACCAAAAAAGGTCTTGCGGGACAGGCTTTGGGTGGAGTAATTATTGCTTCGGTTATAGGTGGATTGGGTTCCGAAATTTTCTTGATTTTCTTTAGTCCATTAGTTGCCAAAATGACACTTGCTTTTGGACCTGCAGAAAAATGTACTTTGTCACTTGTTGGTATCATAATTATTGCAGCTGTTTCAGGCAAGAGTTTGTTAAAAGGTTTGCTTATGGGTGCTGTTGGGTTTGTGCTTGCTTTCTTAGGACCTGATCCTATGTCAGGAGCCTTAAGAATTCCTTTTACTACGCTTTTGAGTAAAACACCTCTTGCTAGTGGCTTGGATATGACTTCTGTATTGATTGGGTTATACGGTGTTAGCCAGGTGTTTTTTGAAATTAAAAATATAGTTAAAAATGAGAAAAAAGAAGTATGTACAGACATAGGTAAAGTCATACCTCCATTTAAGAAAATAACTTCGATGTGGAAAATAATTTTATCTTCATTGGGCATAGGTACATTGATTGGTGCCGTACCTGGGACAGGTGCGTCAATAGCTGTATTTATGAGTAGAAATGCTGCACAGGGAATTTGTGCAAAAAGCAAAGGTAAATTAGATATGCCTGGTACAGGATGTCTTGAGGGAGTGTTCGCACCTGAAGTTGCCAATAACGCCGTTACAGGTGGTGCGCTAATACCAGCTCTTAGCTTGGGTATACCAGGCGATTCTGCCACAGCTGTCCTTATTGGTGCTTTGTTAATAAACGGTGTTACCCCTGGTTTCTCTTTGTTTTCACAAAATATGCCGCTTGTTTATTCCATTTTTGTTACTTTGTTAATATCTAATATTTTTATGGGCGTTTTTCAATTTGCAGGAATAAGAATATATCCAAAGGTATTATTGATTTCTCAGAGCGTATTGATGCCAATTGTATTGATTCTTTCTTTTGTGGGACCATATGCATTAGCTGGTTCATCAGTATCTAAAGGAGTTTATTTCCTAGGAACATCATTGGTTATGGGTATTTTTGGCTATTATTTGAAAATTAATGACTATCCAATTGCACCAATAGTTTTAGGCTTGATTTTAGGAAAGATGTTTGAAGAACAATTTAGAAAAGGTATTAAATTAGGCGGCGGTACATTTGAAAGATTTTATACTTCACCGATATGTATGCTTTTTATAGCACTTGTTATTTTTGTAATAGTTTCAACTGCCATAAAAAATAGAAAGGCTAAAAAATGCTGA
- a CDS encoding tripartite tricarboxylate transporter TctB family protein, translating to MKLKLSFPLVACLLSVAYLLYVITSKDTVLAADAVGGDPGGKILPLIMAMFMCLGFGWVAWRERISSIQNDALTRKYFSITIISTVLYVFSLRYIGFIICTAMLLYILEHLYTTLEQTNYRQFLYGIVATTLSTSVVYVLMRSLTRLIFRLTRVGCIPIIFANGSIQAVISLLFVFAFTLIVKATICKMINNRGYYVVSKSLLITFTCVLVIYVVFKQFFNVNLAVGILNF from the coding sequence GTGAAATTAAAGTTAAGTTTTCCTTTAGTTGCTTGCTTACTGTCTGTTGCATATTTGCTATATGTTATTACCAGTAAGGATACGGTTTTAGCTGCTGATGCTGTAGGCGGAGATCCTGGTGGGAAAATTTTGCCGCTGATTATGGCTATGTTTATGTGTCTTGGCTTTGGCTGGGTTGCTTGGCGGGAACGCATTTCATCTATACAGAATGATGCGTTAACTAGAAAGTATTTTTCTATAACGATTATATCAACTGTACTATATGTGTTTAGCCTAAGGTATATTGGTTTTATTATTTGTACAGCCATGCTACTTTATATTCTTGAACATTTATATACAACATTAGAGCAAACGAATTATAGGCAATTTTTATACGGAATTGTTGCAACGACATTAAGTACATCGGTAGTCTATGTGTTGATGAGAAGTTTGACTAGGCTGATTTTTAGACTGACACGAGTCGGTTGTATCCCTATCATTTTTGCTAATGGCTCGATACAAGCTGTTATTTCGTTGCTATTTGTTTTTGCATTTACTTTAATTGTAAAAGCTACTATATGCAAAATGATTAATAATCGTGGCTATTATGTTGTATCTAAATCATTATTGATTACGTTTACTTGTGTTTTAGTTATTTATGTTGTATTTAAACAGTTCTTTAACGTAAATTTAGCAGTTGGGATTTTGAACTTTTAG
- a CDS encoding Bug family tripartite tricarboxylate transporter substrate binding protein, whose product MKKVISLILTASLLCSLTACSKSSSSSEFPDPEKTITLIVPQSAGGGTDTQARALVEAMKEVSGKSNIIVENVTGGSTGTGTNQVIDSEADGYTLLMYGTYVACGTMTGYTEGFNKLDYIAGLNVEPFVLAVNKQSNYGSLADLIKAAQEKKGQLTLGNAGATATTGIVAYGLNNVLDTPFNVVAFNGGAELIPAVLGGHCDAGIFSQSEVIANLEGLRPLVFFGKGHSVIKELSDVPNLAEAGYEKLDIPSGCFRGICVPQGVNDNVKQYLADIIEKAYKTEKFQKFMSEQGLLDEFSKLNEFKLFNDKLVESLKPIIKSTGLAKGVYAK is encoded by the coding sequence ATGAAAAAAGTTATATCTTTAATTTTAACTGCTAGCTTACTGTGCAGTTTAACTGCATGTAGTAAAAGTTCAAGTAGTAGTGAGTTTCCAGATCCGGAAAAAACAATAACATTGATAGTTCCTCAGTCTGCAGGTGGCGGAACTGATACACAGGCTAGAGCTTTAGTAGAAGCTATGAAAGAAGTATCTGGCAAAAGCAATATAATTGTTGAAAATGTGACTGGTGGTTCAACAGGAACTGGTACCAATCAGGTCATTGATTCGGAAGCTGACGGATATACTTTACTTATGTATGGTACATATGTTGCGTGTGGAACAATGACAGGATATACAGAAGGATTTAATAAGTTAGATTATATTGCTGGCTTGAATGTTGAACCATTTGTATTAGCTGTGAATAAGCAATCAAATTATGGAAGCTTAGCGGATTTGATTAAAGCAGCTCAAGAGAAAAAAGGACAACTAACTTTGGGAAATGCTGGCGCTACAGCAACGACAGGTATTGTAGCTTATGGACTTAATAATGTGTTAGATACACCATTTAATGTTGTAGCATTTAATGGCGGAGCGGAACTTATACCTGCTGTATTGGGTGGACATTGTGATGCTGGTATTTTTTCACAATCTGAGGTTATAGCTAATCTTGAGGGATTGAGACCATTAGTATTTTTTGGCAAAGGTCATTCTGTAATTAAAGAATTATCAGATGTACCTAATTTGGCAGAGGCTGGTTATGAAAAGTTGGATATTCCGAGTGGCTGCTTTAGAGGTATTTGTGTACCACAAGGAGTAAATGATAATGTTAAACAGTATTTGGCAGATATTATCGAAAAAGCATATAAGACTGAAAAATTTCAAAAGTTCATGTCTGAGCAAGGTTTACTTGATGAGTTTAGTAAATTAAATGAGTTTAAGTTGTTTAATGATAAATTAGTTGAATCACTGAAGCCAATTATTAAATCAACAGGATTAGCGAAAGGTGTGTACGCTAAATAG